Genomic DNA from Candidatus Nitronereus thalassa:
CCTGAGCAATGTGGGATTCGAGTTCTGGTACGTCAGTCTTGGCTTGTGTGAAGAGCATGGCCGCGTAAAGATTGCCAAGGGTGTAGGTGGGGAAATACCCAAATGCGCCGAAGGACCAATGTACGTCTTGAAGCACGCCGTCCGCATCACGTTCGGGTACGATACCTAGGTAATCTTTCATTTTGGTCCGCCAAAGATCTGGAAGGTCCTTGACGCTCACCCATTGTCCAATGACATCTTGTTCGATTTCAAATCGGACCATGACATGGAGATTGTAGGTTACCTCATCAGCTTCGACACGGATCAGGGATGGCTTCACCGTATTCATTGCCGCGTAAAAGCCTTCCACACTTGTGTATTTAAGCTGGTTAGGAAACCGGTTTTTTAATAAGGGAAAAAAGTATTCCCAAAATGTACGGGACCGTCCCACGCAGTTTTCCCATAAACGAGATTGACTTTCATGAATGCCTAAAGAGAGGGCTTCGCCCAAGGGGGTACCATGATGTTCTGGGGGCAACCCTTGTTCATACAATCCATGCCCTCCCTCATGAATACAACTCGATAAGCATGAGGGTAAATCTTTTTCAAAGACGCGGGTAGTGACGCGCACGTCTGTTGGATGAAAGGAGGTCGTAAAGGGATGGGCGGACACATCTAATCGTCCTCGCGTAAAGTCATAGCCCATTTTAGTGAGGACCAACTTGCCGAATTCGAGTTGCTGATCATGATCGTAGGACTGGTACAAGATGCGATCATCTGGGTGCGCTGGGGCATTTCGGATATTCTCAAGCAGTGAGACAAGACCTTCACGAAGCCTCAAGAACAGAGGGTTAAGTTGAGCGACGGTGGAACCTGGCTCGTATGTGTCAAGCAATGTGTTGTATGGTGAATCGATGTAGCCAATGTAGTCTACTTCTTCAAATTTTAAATCTATGATGGTTTGAAGATTGGGAGCAAATTTCGAGAAATTGTTTTCTTGGCGGGCCTCGGCCCAAACTTGTTGTGCGAGGGAGCATTCACGTCCAAGTTTGGTGACAAAATCCGAGGGGAGTTTTTTTGCCCGGCTAAAATCGCGCCAGGTTTCTCGAAGCAGGGCTTTTGATGCGTCATCGAGTCCCGAGGCTTTGTCGTTGGCCAACCCAGTGGTTGGATCAATATAAGGCGTGAGGAGATTTTCTATGTCGGCGGATACAAACTTGTCATGGGCCAAAGTTTGCAATAAAGCAATTTGCTCGGCACGCGCTGGTCCGCCGCCTGAAGGCATATAGGTTTCCTGATCCCAAGACAGTACGGCGGAAGCATCCCGTAAATGTTGAATCTCACGAAGCTTGGTGTTGAGTAATGCGAATCCGTTGGTGGTGTCCGACATAAAAGGGTCCTCTTTTGGCGCAAGTATGCATTGTGATCAAATTGTTCGATGTGGACTCTACAAAGAGATTCAGCGGATTGCAATGTTCCCAGAAAAGCCTTCACAATGGCCGCGCTGTCAATGGGGTCTCCAGCAACTGAGGTATGAAAAATTTTCAGAGGTGTAAATGAAAAATCTTATTGCGCCTGAAATCGATGCCTATGCGGAAGCGCATTCCACTCAGGAGTCCGATGTCTGCCGGCGATTACGCGAAGAAACCTATCGATCGGTTGAACTTCCTCAAATGGTGGTTGGGCCATTAGAGGGCGCGTTTCTCAAAATGATGACGCAAGTAGTTAGCGCAAAGCGAGTCTTAGAAATTGGGACGTTTACCGGATACAGTGCCTTATGTTTTGCCGAGGCGCTACCAGCTGAAGGGCAAGTCATCACATGCGATATTGATCCGGAGACGTCGGAATTTGCGCAAAAATTTTGGGATCAAAGCACGATGGGAAGAAAAATTCACGCGCATGTCGCTCCAGCGCTAGAGACAATGAAGCAACTCTCAGGCCATTTCGATGTCATATTTATTGACGCGGATAAGATCAATTATGTGAATTACTACCAGCGTGGTTTGGAACTGTTGGCTGCCACAGGCATCATGCTTATCGATAATGTGTTGTGGAATGGGGATGTCATCCTGCATCCGCCCCTTGACAATTCTACCGGGGCCATTCAGGAACTGAATCGGGTCGTAGCTGCAGACCCACGGGTGACCTCGGTCTTAGTCACGATTCGAGATGGAGTCTTGGTTGTTCGACGGGCTGGATAAGTTGTAGGGTAGGCGGTCTTACTAACCAAACAGTACAAAAGAAATTGTATCGGTATACGCGTGATGGATGATCTCATTCTAAGTTCCCTATTTCTTGGATTTTTACTCGGCCTTTCGCATGCGTTAGATGCCGATCATGTTGTGGCGGTGGGCACGTTGGCTGCCGAAACAGAGAGTCTAAAACGGTCATCCCTACTTGGAATTTGTTGGGGCATTGGTCATACACTGACTCTCACGGTGATTGGTAGCCTCGTGTTGAGTCTCAAATGGCAAATTCCCGAGATTGTGGCGACTAGTATGGAAGTGTTGGTGGCCGGAATGATCGTTGGGCTGGGGGCGCTTTTGCTGTGGCGCGCAAGACGGCCCCTCACCCTTCATGCTCACACTCATTCACACGATGACAGTACTCATACTCATGTGCATGTTCACGTCCAGAATCAAGAAGTGCATTCGCACCATCATGTCAGAAACTCTCTGCAAAAGGCGTTTGGCGTGGGGCTGGTCCATGGCATAGCCGGAAGCGCGGCCTTAACCCTCACGGTAATGGCGACGATGCCTTCAATTGTTCTTGGACTGATGTACATCGTCGTGTTTGGCACAGGCACCATTCTGGGCATGTTTGTGATGAGTACCTTCATCAGCATGCCATTTATTTTCTTGGCCCAACGAGCTATCCATTGGCACATGCCCATAAAGGTCTGTGCTGGTGTCTTTGCCATGGGCTTTGGTAGTGTTCTCGCCTGGTCCCTGCTAACTTAAATTTGCTCAGCGAATAATCTTCTGCCCTAACGTCTTTTCAATTCGCTGTGTGATACAGAAGTATTCCTTCCTTAGTCTGCATCAAATTTACGGGGCCTCCAAGAATAATCTGAATGGAACTTCGGATGAAACACTAGCCACCACGGGTAGGCCCAGCAGTCTTTTTTCGGAGTGGGGAGTGGGAAATCTGTCAAAAAATCTGTTAGGCATTGCGGCAATGATGACTTTGTTCCTGATGGGTCATGGCTGGTTCATGCCGTCCTCGGTGTTGGCGGTAACTCCGCCCTCCTTGGCATTTGAATTCCCTACAACGCTGCAGCCAATTGCTCAACGATTGCAGCAGGTTGATCCCAAGCATTTATTGGCCATTATGGATCTTGCGGGGTTGGAACAACCAGGTCCTCCTATTCATGTCATTCTTGCCCCGAATGAGTCAGATTTAGCCAAGCGAGTCCCGGAGTGGGTGGTCGGGTACGCTGTAGGTCACACGTCGTTAGTGGTTCTGCTTCCCGATCGGGTTCCCAACTATCCCTATGATTCACTTGAAGGTGTGTTGCTCCATGAAATAGGTCATATACTGACTCATCGGGCCGCAGGGGGCCATGCTCTCCCGAGATGGTTTGATGAAGGGCTGGCCATGATCGCCGATCGTACTTGGAATATCGAAGATCGCGCGAGGTTAGTATGGGCTATGGTTTCTGGTCACCAAATGTCGCTCGAAGATTTGACGCAGGCATTTGTGGTCGATAGCTCTTCAGCGCGGAGAGCCTATATCATTGCCCATGCGCTGACCTTGGATTTAATCGAGCGGACTTCACCAGATTTTCCCAAACGGTTGCTCGCCAAGGTAAGATTTGGAATCCCATTTCAAGAGGCTTTTGCACAAACAAGCCTAATGACACTCGACCAAGCCGAAGCCAAATTTTGGAATCAGCAAACCTTGTGGAATCGATGGATCCCTGTGGCCACGAGTTCAGGGATGATATGGCTAATGATTACGGCCTTGGTGTTTTATGCTGCCAGAAAGCAGCGAAAGCGAGCCGCTGCCATCAAAAAACGCTGGGAGGATGAAGACTTAGATTTCTAACTTAGAATAAACTTCTACGCCTGTTTTAATCATCCTAGAGTTGGTCGAAAATGGACAGGAACGAAGTTCGGAGGCATCGGTTTTGGTAAAGATACCGCCTTGCCGGAGCCTCAAAAAAAACTTCATATCTGCCCTCTACGTATCCTCACTCAAGGGTCTTTCCCACCATGGATTTTGTGGTGTAAATAATGTGGCCACAATGCCTAAAAAATGTGCAAGTAGGTAAAAACAGCCTCCCATCTTGATCATTTTTAGTTGTGAGAACCTTATTCACAAGTTTGTCCCCATTTTCAGTGGACGACAAAAATGTTTGTTTTAAAAGTACAATAATTCAATTAGTTACACGAATTTTTATAAGTAGAATGCAATACGTATCTGTGCATAAATGGTGGACGACTACTTTTTGTGACTGACATGAGGGAGGATGAGTTGCGACGGATATTGGTGACTGCGATATATGCTCAAAGTGGGGGGAGGCCCAGGTAAAATCAGAAAATGATCCTTGTCTACCCCGGCGATGGCCAAGCGAATTCGGTTCCCTTTTTTGAACAGATATGAGGTGGGGAGGAGGTTAAAAGAGAGGGTGGCGACTTCTCCAGGAATCATTGGCGCACCATCAGCACGTCGGTAGCTTCGGTAGGGAATTGGATCGCGGTAAGGAGCTCTCGCCCCGTTGAATTGTCGGTGAAGTCCTCGGAGCATGCCTTCTGTCACGTATGAGACTTTTCCTTCGTCGCTCACATCTTCAAGATAAACAAAGATTGTGGCGTCCGTACTTGAAGTGCTGAGATGCAAAGTTGTGGAGGGGTGACCGGTAATTTCTATATCTTCTATTAAAGGGGTGGAGGTGTAAACCAGCAATTTTTCATCTTGTTCAGAGCGGTCTGGATAGGGGTTATTAATGGGTAATCCAACGAGTGTATGCCAGCGAGACTCAGGACCTGTCCCGGCAGTGGTATCCACTGAATAGATATCTTTTGCCTGTTCCTCCGTCGCGGATTCTTTTTGTAATTCATACTGTGGCGCAAGGTGCAATGTCAGCGGGGTCGTCATTGGTGGCCACATGTTGGTGGCTTTCCATTGTTCCTCCCCCATGGTGAAGTAATGGATCGGTGCTTCTTGGTCAATTCCCGTGTGGAGTGATTTTAGATGGTAATCAAAGAACTTCAGCAGTTCACCAACATGATCGAACTGTGCTGGCCCAAGGCTATACGGGCTGATTTGTCGGCGTCCTCCATGGTCCCATGGGCCAATAATTAATTTGTTTTGGGGATTGGTGAGTGTTAAATGGCGGCGGATTGCGGCATGTTGATACCCGCCATCAAACCATCCCGTAAAGCTGTAGACGGCGGCTCCTGAACGGTCGATTGTATCTTGATACCACATGGGCCCCAAGGCATCGATGTTGGGTAAATCATGATTCGAAGGTGGGGTATCGTCGCGAAAGGTAATACCCAGAGCTTCCTTATGGGGTTTCCAATTTAAGCGATGGGAGGCAATTGCTTTAGAGAGCATAGTTTCGTTGGGATCTTCGTCAACGGGGTGAACACCAATGATGGACAAGTTCGCAAGCCATCCTCCAAAGGGCAAAGTGTTTTGATCTAAACTATCCGTGATTTGTTGCCAGGTGTTGGTAAACCAAGTCAGGTGAATCCCGCCTGGAAACGCGATTTCCGGATAGAGATCAAATCCCGAAAACATGGGGGCAACGGCCTTCACCGCTGGGTGCTGGTTCACAAGAAGTAATTCGGCGGAGGCGCCTGAGTAGGAAATGCCCAACGAGCCAACCTGCCCATTCGACCATGGTTGTTGCAGTATCCAATCGACAATATGTCCGCCATCGCTGATTTCTTCCGGGGCATGTGAGTAACGGCGATGACCAAAGGAGGCGCCCGATCCGCGAACGTCGACACTCATCCATGCATATCCATTCGCCAAAAAACGTTTGGCATAGTGACCCATCAGCCCACGGGGGAGAGATTCCTTGAAGGCGCTTAGGGGCCATCGGTAGGCCATGGCTCGCCAATATCGCGTTTGATGAAGAATGGTCGGCATCCGTTGCCCGGGATGCCAGGTGGAAGGCAAATACACATCGACCGCAAGTTTGATTCCATCCGGCATCGTGAGATATCTCGACGTTTTGGTAAAAGACAAATCTTCATGTAAAGGCTGGCCTGGGTAGGGACGCGGGTGGGATCTAACGGTGTCTGATCCGTGGGCCAGAATCGGCACTGCCAGAAAGCTTAGGATTACCAAAACTCTATGGAAGACCATGATAGGAC
This window encodes:
- a CDS encoding class I SAM-dependent methyltransferase, translated to MKNLIAPEIDAYAEAHSTQESDVCRRLREETYRSVELPQMVVGPLEGAFLKMMTQVVSAKRVLEIGTFTGYSALCFAEALPAEGQVITCDIDPETSEFAQKFWDQSTMGRKIHAHVAPALETMKQLSGHFDVIFIDADKINYVNYYQRGLELLAATGIMLIDNVLWNGDVILHPPLDNSTGAIQELNRVVAADPRVTSVLVTIRDGVLVVRRAG
- a CDS encoding carboxypeptidase M32 gives rise to the protein MSDTTNGFALLNTKLREIQHLRDASAVLSWDQETYMPSGGGPARAEQIALLQTLAHDKFVSADIENLLTPYIDPTTGLANDKASGLDDASKALLRETWRDFSRAKKLPSDFVTKLGRECSLAQQVWAEARQENNFSKFAPNLQTIIDLKFEEVDYIGYIDSPYNTLLDTYEPGSTVAQLNPLFLRLREGLVSLLENIRNAPAHPDDRILYQSYDHDQQLEFGKLVLTKMGYDFTRGRLDVSAHPFTTSFHPTDVRVTTRVFEKDLPSCLSSCIHEGGHGLYEQGLPPEHHGTPLGEALSLGIHESQSRLWENCVGRSRTFWEYFFPLLKNRFPNQLKYTSVEGFYAAMNTVKPSLIRVEADEVTYNLHVMVRFEIEQDVIGQWVSVKDLPDLWRTKMKDYLGIVPERDADGVLQDVHWSFGAFGYFPTYTLGNLYAAMLFTQAKTDVPELESHIAQGNLLALKEWLNDRIHRHGRQYTSEELIKRVTGKTLSAEPFLQTLTEKMQEVYQFT
- a CDS encoding CocE/NonD family hydrolase, with product MPDGIKLAVDVYLPSTWHPGQRMPTILHQTRYWRAMAYRWPLSAFKESLPRGLMGHYAKRFLANGYAWMSVDVRGSGASFGHRRYSHAPEEISDGGHIVDWILQQPWSNGQVGSLGISYSGASAELLLVNQHPAVKAVAPMFSGFDLYPEIAFPGGIHLTWFTNTWQQITDSLDQNTLPFGGWLANLSIIGVHPVDEDPNETMLSKAIASHRLNWKPHKEALGITFRDDTPPSNHDLPNIDALGPMWYQDTIDRSGAAVYSFTGWFDGGYQHAAIRRHLTLTNPQNKLIIGPWDHGGRRQISPYSLGPAQFDHVGELLKFFDYHLKSLHTGIDQEAPIHYFTMGEEQWKATNMWPPMTTPLTLHLAPQYELQKESATEEQAKDIYSVDTTAGTGPESRWHTLVGLPINNPYPDRSEQDEKLLVYTSTPLIEDIEITGHPSTTLHLSTSSTDATIFVYLEDVSDEGKVSYVTEGMLRGLHRQFNGARAPYRDPIPYRSYRRADGAPMIPGEVATLSFNLLPTSYLFKKGNRIRLAIAGVDKDHFLILPGPPPTLSIYRSHQYPSQLILPHVSHKK
- a CDS encoding sulfite exporter TauE/SafE family protein, producing MDDLILSSLFLGFLLGLSHALDADHVVAVGTLAAETESLKRSSLLGICWGIGHTLTLTVIGSLVLSLKWQIPEIVATSMEVLVAGMIVGLGALLLWRARRPLTLHAHTHSHDDSTHTHVHVHVQNQEVHSHHHVRNSLQKAFGVGLVHGIAGSAALTLTVMATMPSIVLGLMYIVVFGTGTILGMFVMSTFISMPFIFLAQRAIHWHMPIKVCAGVFAMGFGSVLAWSLLT